The following are encoded together in the Oncorhynchus clarkii lewisi isolate Uvic-CL-2024 chromosome 25, UVic_Ocla_1.0, whole genome shotgun sequence genome:
- the LOC139383332 gene encoding abl interactor homolog has product MLGNKDAGVSETLPPVQNHNSRSQITPLSGSTELELSSGPNRHDQAEDSLGKAVSKSDDSRDLIMIVNGQAASPSTKHPDPPPPATSPSVTIVNGQAASPSTKHPDPPPPATSPSVTIINGQAASPSTKHPDPPPPATSPSVTIVNGSSTDNCPLPEAVEAEVMLKAMMASVVPELKQKQEGEGATLPGGYHFLGAAVLGVSALFVAWRRKN; this is encoded by the exons ATGCTGGGTAATAAGGATGCAGGTGTGTCTGAAACCCTCCCACCAGTTCAGAACCACAACAGCCGATCGCAGATcacacctctctctggatctacaGAACTTGAGCTGTCGTCTGGTCCGAACCGGCACGACCAAGCTGAGGACAGTCTGGGGAAAGCAGTTAGTAAGTCTGACGACTCTCGGGATCTGATTATGATCGTTAACGGCCAAGCCGCCAGCCCCTCAACCAAACATCCTGATCCTCCACCTCCAGCCACTTCTCCTTCTGTCACCATCGTCAACGGCCAAGCCGCCAGCCCCTCAACCAAACATCCTGATCCTCCACCTCCAGCCACTTCTCCTTCTGTCACCATCATCAACGGCCAAGCCGCAAGCCCATCAACCAAACATCCTGATCCTCCACCTCCAGCCACTTCTCCTTCTGTCACCATCGTCAACGGCTCCTCCACTGATAACTGTCCTCTCCCGGAGGCTGTGGAGGCAGAGGTCATGCTCAAGGCCATGATGGCTAGCGTTGTCCCTGAGCTGAAGCAGAAACAGGAGGGGGAGGGAGCCA CACTTCCTGGGGGATACCACTTCCTGGGGGCTGCTGTCCTGGGTGTCTCGGCCCTGTTCGTAGCCTGGAGAAGGAAGAATTAA
- the LOC139383664 gene encoding uncharacterized protein, whose product MAPFIRRVKATELMANLPCLTQSDREEIQAMKNCVGNSAAMQILLDYVQKRMNWPEELILALEVVEHQDLADELRAEWTKHNQTNRSPAAPPTSPSLPISESSDDSTSSMVLPAQPAPPSESLSPEIAACPEDGGQPIVPTSSVVEAPIAGASPEPVPQALEAAVKPVTATQAAPLPVSVKVEPTVVSEPQPPLSHSDNAASSQPGPVETGSLEDNPSHIVLSETTLTLPVSDLKPTLSQTEYTPTAAAPASVQAPEKGPVQDATPPTAKVISFHQRPVEDSDPTATQRRVENIDGKWELKALLQVTADDQHAVPPQSPPRAVTSPRSRHQPRPRGIPSWMRITGSSASLTFSSVRTSHTQEAHGFCRWIAGQCWTLSRLL is encoded by the exons ATGGCGCCGTTTATCAGAAGAGTGAAAGCCACAGAGCTCATGGCCAACCTCCCCTGCCTTACACAGTCTGACAGG GAGGAGATCCAGGCCATGAAAAATTGTGTCGGTAACTCAGCTGCAATGCAGATCCTGCTGGACTATGTACAGAAGAGAATGAACTGGCCAGAAGAGTTGATATTAGCTCTGGAGGTGGTGGAGCATCAGGACCTGGCTGATGAACTGAGGGCAGAGTGGACCAAGCACAACCAGACCA ATCgttctcctgctgctcctcctaCCAGCCCATCTCTGCCCATCTCAGAGAGCTCTGATGACTCTACATCTTCTATGGTCCTCCCAGCTCAGCCAGCACCACCTTCAGAGTCACTCAGCCCTGAGATTGCTGCCTGTCCGGAGGATGGTGGCCAGCCAATAGTCCCCACAAGTTCAGTTGTTGAGGCTCCCATCGCTGGTGCCTCTCCAGAGCCAGTTCCACAGGCTCTCGAAGCAGCAGTAAAACCTGTCACAGCCACCCAGGCAGCACCTTTGCCTGTCTCAGTGAAAGTGGAGCCCACAGTGGTCTCTGAACCACAGCCTCCACTCTCTCACTCCGATAACGCTGCCTCCTCCCAGCCTGGTCCTGTAGAAACGGGATCTCTGGAGGATAACCCATCTCATATAGTCCTGTCTGAAACCACTCTCACCTTGCCTGTGTCAGATCTAAAGCCAACCCTGTCCCAAACTGAATACACCCCCACCGCTGCTGCCCCTGCCTCGGTCCAGGCCCCTGAGAAAGGTCCAGTTCAGGACGCCACGCCACCAACAGCCAAAGTGATCTCCTTCCACCAGAGGCCAGTAGAGGACTCTGATCCAACTGCAACTCAG CGAAGAGTTGAAAACATTGACGGGAAGTGGGAACTTAAAGCTCTCCTCCAGGTGACTGCAGACGACCAGCACGCCGTGCCGCCTCAGAGCCCCCCGAGAGCCGTCACTTCTCCCCGGTCACGACACCAGCCTCGTCCCCGGGGCATACCTTCATGGATGAGGATAACTGGGAGCTCAGCAAGCCTGACGTTCTCCTCAGTGAGAACCAGCCATACTCAGGAGGCTCATGGCTTCTGCAGATGGATAGCCGGTCAGTGTTGGACCCTGAGCCGGCTGCTGTGA